One Massilia sp. 9096 genomic window carries:
- a CDS encoding PAAR domain-containing protein produces MPNVIRVGDPTSHGGKVESVSATHFTVAGIAVACVGDKCSCPIKGHDNCTIAEGDPHHVINGVAVAYDGHKTTCGATLGTTIGNFSKQ; encoded by the coding sequence ATGCCCAATGTGATTCGTGTGGGTGACCCAACTTCCCACGGCGGCAAAGTCGAAAGCGTGAGCGCAACCCATTTCACAGTAGCCGGTATCGCGGTCGCATGCGTCGGCGACAAGTGCAGTTGCCCGATCAAAGGACACGACAACTGCACGATCGCCGAAGGCGATCCGCATCACGTCATCAACGGCGTCGCGGTCGCATATGACGGCCACAAGACCACATGCGGCGCCACCTTGGGCACAACGATAGGCAACTTCAGCAAACAATAG
- a CDS encoding sorbosone dehydrogenase family protein → MHIQPKKSAVLIAGAIAALLLSACDHGDPARQAAQYGNAPQLPGPRNYLLPPMKVPSAGAWKQGEAPQVMAPLKISALATGLQHPRFVYALPNGDVLIVESNGPSAPVLRPKDIIMGIIQGFGGSTAKGGNRITLVRPGANGAPAQQTVFLDHLNSPFGVALVGNDLYVANTDALMRFPYHDGDTKITDPGTKVADLPGGPIDHHWTKSLLANADGSKLYVGVGSNSNITENGIGAEMNRADILEFDRASGAMRIFASGLRNPNSMQWEPTSKAMWTVVNERDEIGPDLVPDYLTSVREGAFYGWPYSYYGHHVDVRVKPQRPDMVAKAIPPDYALGSHVAPLGLVFNNAGNGAMPASLGEGAFVGEHGSWDRNPPSGYKVVFVPFRNGMPAGKPIDVVTGFLADGKAKGRPVGLALDRSGALLIADDVGDTVWRVSAAGAAAQPGPQQVAQAATQTARQ, encoded by the coding sequence ATGCATATCCAACCTAAGAAAAGCGCCGTGCTGATCGCGGGCGCGATCGCCGCGCTGCTGCTGAGCGCCTGCGACCACGGCGACCCCGCGCGCCAGGCCGCGCAATACGGCAACGCACCGCAACTGCCGGGCCCCAGGAATTATCTGCTGCCGCCGATGAAGGTCCCGTCGGCGGGCGCCTGGAAGCAGGGCGAGGCGCCGCAGGTGATGGCGCCGCTCAAGATCAGCGCGCTGGCCACCGGCCTGCAGCACCCGCGCTTCGTGTATGCGCTGCCCAACGGCGACGTCCTGATCGTCGAATCGAATGGCCCGTCCGCGCCGGTGTTGCGTCCCAAGGACATCATCATGGGCATCATCCAGGGCTTCGGCGGCAGCACGGCCAAGGGCGGCAACCGCATCACGCTGGTGCGCCCTGGCGCCAACGGCGCGCCGGCCCAGCAGACGGTATTCCTCGACCACCTGAATTCACCGTTCGGCGTGGCGCTGGTCGGCAACGACCTGTACGTCGCCAACACCGATGCGCTGATGCGCTTCCCGTACCATGACGGCGACACGAAAATCACCGACCCCGGCACGAAGGTCGCCGACCTGCCGGGCGGTCCGATCGACCACCACTGGACCAAGAGCCTGCTGGCCAATGCCGACGGCAGCAAGCTGTACGTGGGCGTCGGCTCGAACAGCAACATCACCGAAAACGGCATCGGCGCCGAAATGAACCGCGCCGACATCCTCGAGTTCGACCGTGCCAGCGGCGCGATGCGCATCTTTGCCAGCGGCTTGCGCAATCCGAACTCGATGCAGTGGGAGCCGACCAGCAAGGCGATGTGGACTGTCGTCAACGAGCGCGACGAGATCGGCCCGGACCTGGTGCCCGACTACCTGACTTCGGTGCGCGAAGGCGCCTTCTACGGCTGGCCCTACAGCTATTACGGCCACCACGTCGACGTGCGCGTCAAGCCGCAGCGTCCGGACATGGTCGCCAAGGCGATCCCGCCCGACTATGCGCTCGGCTCGCACGTCGCACCGCTGGGCCTGGTGTTCAATAACGCTGGCAATGGCGCCATGCCGGCCAGCCTGGGCGAAGGCGCGTTCGTGGGCGAGCACGGCAGCTGGGACCGCAATCCCCCGAGCGGCTACAAGGTCGTGTTCGTGCCGTTCCGCAACGGCATGCCGGCCGGTAAGCCGATCGACGTGGTAACCGGCTTCCTGGCCGACGGCAAGGCCAAGGGCCGTCCGGTCGGCCTGGCGCTGGACCGCAGCGGCGCGTTGCTGATTGCCGACGACGTCGGCGACACGGTATGGCGCGTCAGCGCAGCCGGGGCTGCTGCACAGCCGGGGCCGCAGCAGGTTGCCCAGGCAGCCACGCAAACGGCCCGCCAATAG
- a CDS encoding serine hydrolase: MTLASRRIVLSNLAALGAAVSIGALLGACATPGQAPLQLPVQGVYYPPAGDWARVDPARLGIDPVRLREAVAFAQAHETEREKDFSDQRKTFGEPLGSLPSKRAATNGLVIYKGYVVAEFGDTHFVDPTYSVAKSMLSTVAAIAVRDGKIADLDQPVGQAIKDGGYASPHNASITWKHHLQQESEWEGSLWGKNADFVGHDAFGAGERKPRALLAPGTHFEYNDTRINRLSLSLLRLFDKPVPDVFQDEVMDPIGASHQWKWVPYTNSYVDLHGKPVASVSGGTRWGGGMWIDSWDMARFGLLWQRGGVWNGRQILPVSYVKAATTPSEHGPDYGYLFWLNTKGKNLPGLPSTAFAALGAGDNDIVISPENELVVVWRWHAHAVNTAEFSKRVIAALPK; this comes from the coding sequence ATGACCCTTGCCTCGCGCCGCATCGTGCTGTCCAACCTTGCGGCGCTGGGCGCTGCGGTCTCCATCGGCGCGCTGCTGGGCGCCTGCGCCACCCCTGGCCAAGCGCCGCTTCAGTTGCCAGTTCAAGGCGTCTACTATCCGCCCGCCGGCGACTGGGCCCGCGTGGATCCGGCCAGGCTCGGCATCGATCCGGTCAGGCTGCGCGAGGCGGTCGCCTTCGCGCAGGCGCACGAGACCGAACGCGAGAAAGACTTTTCCGACCAGCGCAAGACCTTCGGCGAGCCGCTCGGTTCGCTGCCGAGCAAGCGCGCCGCCACCAACGGCCTGGTGATCTACAAGGGTTACGTGGTAGCGGAATTCGGCGACACCCATTTCGTCGACCCGACCTATTCGGTGGCCAAGAGCATGCTCTCGACGGTCGCGGCGATTGCGGTGCGGGACGGCAAGATCGCCGACCTCGACCAGCCGGTTGGCCAGGCGATCAAGGACGGCGGCTACGCTTCGCCACACAACGCCTCGATCACCTGGAAACACCACTTGCAGCAGGAGTCCGAGTGGGAAGGCAGCCTGTGGGGCAAGAACGCGGACTTCGTCGGCCACGATGCCTTTGGCGCCGGCGAGCGCAAGCCGCGCGCCTTGCTGGCGCCGGGCACCCACTTCGAATACAACGACACGCGCATCAATCGCCTGTCGCTGTCGCTGCTGCGCCTGTTCGACAAGCCGGTGCCGGACGTGTTCCAGGACGAGGTGATGGACCCGATCGGTGCGTCGCATCAGTGGAAATGGGTGCCCTACACCAACAGCTACGTCGACCTGCACGGCAAGCCGGTCGCTTCGGTCAGCGGTGGCACGCGCTGGGGCGGCGGCATGTGGATCGATTCGTGGGACATGGCGCGCTTCGGCCTGCTGTGGCAGCGCGGCGGCGTGTGGAATGGACGCCAGATCTTGCCCGTGAGCTACGTCAAGGCGGCCACCACCCCGAGCGAACACGGCCCGGACTACGGCTACCTGTTCTGGCTCAACACCAAAGGTAAGAACTTGCCGGGCCTGCCATCGACGGCATTTGCGGCGCTGGGCGCGGGCGACAACGACATCGTGATCTCGCCCGAGAACGAGCTGGTCGTCGTCTGGCGCTGGCATGCGCATGCGGTCAACACGGCCGAGTTCAGCAAACGGGTGATCGCCGCGCTGCCGAAGTAA
- a CDS encoding type VI secretion system Vgr family protein: MNLKDVLDLFTGISEANRPIRLRLSQGLRVLDDVLMVKRLTGRETMCGGLEYRLLCLSARADLALKEFIALPAELQFVTDRGDIRAVCGIVAQASAGQSDGGLATYELVIRDALALMAHRTNTRIFRNRNELDITQVILDEWRQNNPVLAKAFDVDWSSVCGTYPTREFTMQQNESDADFLRRLWKRRGIAWFIRSGQASNLHSQDTPAHALVLFDDAFKLSQNAAGVVRYHRDDGTEQRDTVFVWSPVRVLKPGNATRQSWDYLQGRLTTNVTPSRADQGPYGNRFAASLDDYLIDVPHAGDDGADYRRLGDLRMQRHEYESKCFHGEGSVRSLCVGEWITLSGHPEIDTHSDNEREFILTSLEVDAENNLPKAVESRVERLFSLNHWHDGPSGHALRQASEERHMRYTNRFTCIRRGIPIVPAFDPRIDLPRPQLQSAIVVGPAGEEVHCDEYGRVKVRFPGTRPEDHDHAQGAGASDSDRDSAWIRVSSTWASNQWGMITLPRVGDEVIIDFLGGDPDKPIIVGQVYGGIAPPPSFSHTGTLPGNRYLAGIKSKEVQGLRYNQLRLDDTPAQINAQLSSQHGQSELNLGWLTHPRNNGKGKARGEGAELRSDNAVALRGAQGVLISAAASPKAGGKQLDRAELIGLVEAMQGVQKQLAALAATHHADDTDDKELKQLVEYLKGWEAGSNTDSDGSGPGGGAVVAVTAPAGVAMTSQDNIAIGAQTHVDLVSIGNTQLSVGKKLLARVSDSISLFAHRLGIKLITASGKLELQTHGDDIELTSAKRIVLTANDEIVLQAPKVRFVARGAQIDLGGGVITQQSSGDHTIKSSKFAHVGPGDGSPAGVTLPGSDQAHDQQTVLRWIGTDEPMKNQRYRIVTEDGRTLEGRTDANGMTERFTSTIPFGHYTIEALDD, encoded by the coding sequence ATGAATCTCAAGGACGTACTGGATTTATTTACCGGCATATCCGAAGCGAATCGTCCCATCCGCTTACGGCTGTCACAAGGACTGCGGGTACTCGACGATGTGCTGATGGTCAAGCGCCTGACCGGACGAGAGACGATGTGCGGCGGACTCGAATACAGGCTCTTGTGCCTGTCCGCTCGTGCCGATCTAGCGTTGAAAGAATTCATTGCATTACCGGCGGAGCTCCAGTTCGTGACCGATCGCGGCGACATCCGTGCCGTGTGTGGCATCGTGGCGCAAGCATCGGCCGGTCAAAGCGATGGCGGCCTTGCCACGTATGAGCTGGTGATACGCGATGCATTGGCCTTGATGGCGCATCGTACGAACACTCGGATTTTCCGCAATCGCAACGAGCTGGACATCACGCAAGTCATCCTGGACGAATGGCGCCAGAACAACCCGGTGCTGGCTAAAGCCTTTGACGTGGATTGGTCCAGCGTTTGCGGAACCTACCCCACCCGCGAATTCACGATGCAGCAGAACGAGTCCGATGCGGATTTCTTGCGTCGATTATGGAAACGGCGCGGTATCGCATGGTTTATACGTTCTGGACAAGCCAGCAATTTGCACAGCCAGGATACGCCGGCGCATGCCCTGGTGCTGTTCGATGATGCGTTCAAGCTGTCGCAAAACGCTGCTGGCGTCGTGCGCTATCACCGGGATGACGGAACCGAGCAACGCGACACTGTATTTGTGTGGAGTCCGGTACGCGTGCTCAAACCCGGCAACGCAACGCGCCAGAGCTGGGATTACCTTCAAGGGCGTCTCACGACCAACGTTACACCTTCGCGCGCTGATCAAGGCCCGTACGGTAATCGGTTCGCCGCCAGTCTCGACGACTACCTGATCGACGTACCACATGCAGGCGATGATGGCGCCGACTACCGCCGGCTCGGCGACTTGCGCATGCAGCGTCACGAATACGAATCCAAGTGTTTTCATGGCGAAGGCAGTGTACGCAGCTTGTGCGTCGGAGAATGGATCACCTTGAGCGGGCATCCGGAAATCGATACGCATTCTGACAACGAACGTGAATTCATCCTTACGTCGCTGGAAGTTGATGCGGAAAATAACCTTCCCAAGGCGGTCGAGAGCCGGGTGGAACGACTATTTTCTCTCAATCACTGGCATGACGGGCCGTCCGGCCACGCGCTACGGCAAGCCAGCGAAGAGCGACATATGCGCTATACCAATCGCTTTACTTGCATACGCCGTGGTATTCCAATCGTTCCGGCTTTCGATCCGCGCATCGACTTGCCGCGCCCACAGCTGCAAAGCGCAATTGTGGTAGGCCCGGCTGGCGAAGAAGTGCATTGTGACGAATATGGCCGGGTCAAGGTGCGCTTCCCCGGCACCAGACCGGAGGACCACGATCATGCACAAGGCGCCGGCGCCAGCGATAGCGACCGCGACTCGGCCTGGATACGTGTGTCCAGTACCTGGGCCAGCAATCAATGGGGAATGATCACGCTACCGCGCGTGGGCGATGAAGTCATTATCGATTTCCTGGGCGGCGATCCGGACAAGCCGATCATCGTTGGACAAGTCTACGGCGGCATAGCGCCGCCTCCTTCATTCAGCCATACCGGCACACTTCCTGGAAACCGATACCTGGCCGGTATCAAGAGCAAGGAAGTGCAAGGCCTGCGCTACAACCAGCTGAGGCTGGACGACACGCCTGCGCAGATCAACGCACAGCTTTCGTCGCAACACGGTCAAAGCGAGCTGAATCTGGGATGGCTCACTCACCCGCGCAACAATGGAAAAGGCAAGGCCCGAGGCGAAGGGGCTGAACTGCGCAGCGACAATGCCGTCGCACTCAGGGGTGCACAAGGCGTGCTCATCAGTGCTGCAGCAAGCCCAAAAGCCGGCGGTAAACAATTGGACCGTGCCGAACTGATCGGCTTGGTCGAGGCCATGCAAGGTGTACAAAAGCAGCTGGCCGCGCTCGCGGCGACACATCATGCGGACGATACCGACGACAAGGAGCTCAAGCAACTGGTCGAGTACCTCAAAGGCTGGGAAGCCGGCAGCAATACCGACAGTGACGGCTCGGGTCCAGGCGGCGGAGCTGTCGTAGCGGTCACAGCGCCAGCAGGTGTGGCGATGACGAGTCAGGACAACATCGCGATCGGCGCGCAGACACACGTTGACCTCGTCAGCATTGGGAATACGCAGCTGTCGGTCGGTAAAAAACTGCTCGCTCGTGTATCGGACAGTATCAGCCTGTTTGCCCATCGGCTTGGCATCAAGCTCATCACGGCCAGCGGCAAACTCGAGCTGCAAACGCATGGCGATGACATCGAACTTACGTCCGCCAAGCGCATCGTCCTGACTGCCAACGACGAAATCGTGCTGCAAGCCCCAAAGGTACGATTTGTAGCCAGAGGCGCGCAAATCGATCTCGGCGGTGGCGTCATCACGCAGCAAAGCAGTGGCGATCACACGATCAAGTCCTCGAAATTCGCACATGTCGGACCAGGCGACGGCAGTCCGGCGGGCGTAACGCTACCCGGCAGCGATCAGGCGCATGACCAGCAAACCGTGCTGCGCTGGATCGGCACCGACGAACCGATGAAAAACCAGCGTTATCGCATCGTTACCGAGGATGGGCGAACGTTGGAGGGACGTACCGATGCAAATGGCATGACTGAGCGTTTTACCAGCACGATTCCTTTTGGCCACTACACGATCGAAGCGCTCGACGATTGA
- a CDS encoding CYTH domain-containing protein translates to MGIEIERKFLLANDDWRGLGQPTLMRQGYLVADPVRTVRVRIEGERAVITIKSKSTGISRGEWEYEIPVSDASELLARLCEQPLVEKTRHRIEHAGHTWEVDEFHGDNAGLVVAEIELDSEDEAFETPAWVGREVTGDKRYYNSSLIRLPYSDWKDSA, encoded by the coding sequence ATGGGTATCGAAATCGAACGCAAGTTCCTGCTGGCCAACGACGACTGGCGCGGCCTCGGCCAGCCGACGCTGATGCGCCAGGGCTACCTGGTGGCCGACCCGGTGCGTACCGTGCGCGTGCGCATCGAGGGCGAGCGCGCCGTGATCACGATCAAGAGCAAATCGACCGGCATCAGCCGCGGCGAGTGGGAATACGAGATACCGGTGTCGGACGCGTCCGAGCTGCTGGCGCGCCTGTGCGAGCAGCCGCTGGTCGAAAAGACCCGCCACCGCATCGAGCACGCCGGCCACACCTGGGAAGTCGACGAGTTCCACGGCGATAACGCCGGCCTGGTGGTCGCCGAAATCGAACTCGACAGCGAGGACGAGGCGTTCGAGACCCCGGCCTGGGTCGGTCGCGAAGTCACCGGCGACAAGCGCTACTACAATTCCAGCCTGATCCGGCTGCCATACTCCGATTGGAAAGATTCCGCATGA
- a CDS encoding DUF2231 domain-containing protein, which produces MHNPTTIASAGPRLGLASQPVYAALVQFPVVCFIGALLTDIAYYRSGNYMWNDFSAWLVSVGCIMAGLAGIAGLITWLHHRHVRALPLAGLHVAVLLAALVVAIFNAFVHSRDAYAVMPTGLILSGIVVALMLLATWLGWPRTHLRATYNPNDNGAA; this is translated from the coding sequence ATGCATAACCCCACCACCATCGCCAGCGCCGGCCCGCGCCTGGGCCTGGCAAGCCAGCCGGTCTATGCCGCGCTAGTGCAATTTCCTGTCGTTTGCTTCATCGGCGCCTTGTTGACCGATATCGCTTACTACCGCAGCGGCAACTATATGTGGAACGACTTTTCCGCATGGCTGGTGTCGGTCGGCTGCATCATGGCCGGCTTGGCCGGCATCGCCGGCCTGATCACCTGGCTGCACCACCGTCACGTGCGCGCGCTGCCGCTGGCAGGCCTGCACGTCGCCGTGCTGCTGGCCGCGCTCGTCGTGGCAATCTTCAACGCTTTCGTGCATAGCCGCGACGCCTACGCCGTGATGCCGACTGGCCTGATCCTGTCGGGCATCGTCGTCGCATTGATGCTGCTGGCAACCTGGCTCGGCTGGCCGCGCACCCACCTGCGCGCGACCTACAACCCCAACGACAACGGAGCCGCGTGA
- a CDS encoding FAD-dependent oxidoreductase, translating to MSDHVPDFIPDSLTGDPAPRPAVDLATRGHQIYPVLSADEIRRLGRFAVERSWPDGATVFRACLDSPGMVVVLRGRLLCSRTDALGKRVEVVDYGPGQFSGEVAQLSGRPPLVDGVAVGQLDALVLAAEPLRALLMAEAELGERLMRAFILRRVQLIDRDPGGPILVGPAAHAGLFELENFLSRNAYPYTRRDPARDPEAAELVKQHWRSDADWPLVALPDGFVLRNPSLGELGRCLGLFPKLDRDKVVDVMVVGAGPAGLATAVYAASEGLAVMVLDQRAYGGQAGASARIENFLGFPTGISGRALAGRSYVQALKFGAEVAIPAPATRLLCHERPLKVELDDGSCLRARTVVLATGARYRKPDLPDLARYEGRGVYYWASPVEAKLCRNEPVVLVGGGNSAGQAAVFLAGYASEVHLMVRGPGLAATMSSYLIERIAATANIKLHTHLELAGLEGDEGGLTRVRCRGRLDGTPVDFDARRLFLFIGADPNSDWLRECGVATDAKGFVLTGADARRDRGPFGLETSVDGVFAVGDLRAGSTKRVAAAAGEGAAAVAQIHAYLAQQ from the coding sequence ATGTCCGATCACGTTCCCGATTTCATCCCCGATAGCCTGACGGGCGACCCGGCGCCGCGTCCCGCGGTCGACCTGGCCACCCGCGGCCACCAGATCTACCCCGTCCTGAGTGCCGACGAGATCCGCCGCCTGGGCCGCTTCGCGGTCGAGCGCAGCTGGCCGGATGGCGCCACTGTGTTTCGCGCCTGCCTCGATTCGCCCGGCATGGTCGTGGTGCTGCGCGGGCGCCTGCTGTGCAGCCGCACCGATGCGCTCGGCAAGCGCGTCGAGGTGGTCGACTACGGCCCCGGCCAGTTCAGCGGCGAGGTTGCCCAGCTGTCGGGGCGGCCGCCGCTGGTCGACGGCGTCGCGGTCGGGCAGCTCGACGCGCTGGTGCTGGCCGCCGAACCGCTGCGTGCTTTGCTGATGGCCGAAGCCGAACTCGGCGAACGCCTGATGCGCGCCTTCATCCTGCGCCGCGTGCAATTGATCGACCGCGATCCCGGCGGCCCGATCCTGGTCGGCCCGGCCGCGCACGCAGGCCTGTTCGAGCTCGAGAATTTTTTATCCCGTAACGCCTATCCCTACACCCGGCGCGATCCGGCGCGCGATCCCGAGGCTGCCGAGCTGGTCAAGCAGCACTGGCGCAGCGATGCCGACTGGCCGCTGGTCGCCTTGCCGGACGGTTTCGTACTGCGCAATCCCAGCCTGGGCGAACTCGGCCGTTGCCTGGGCCTGTTCCCCAAGCTCGATCGCGACAAGGTGGTCGACGTGATGGTGGTCGGCGCCGGCCCGGCCGGCCTGGCGACTGCCGTGTACGCGGCCTCGGAGGGCCTGGCGGTGATGGTGCTCGACCAGCGCGCCTACGGCGGCCAGGCCGGCGCCAGCGCGAGGATCGAAAACTTTCTCGGCTTCCCGACCGGTATCTCGGGCCGCGCGCTGGCCGGGCGCTCGTACGTGCAGGCGCTGAAGTTCGGCGCCGAGGTCGCGATCCCGGCCCCGGCCACGCGCCTGCTGTGCCATGAGCGGCCGCTCAAGGTCGAGCTCGACGATGGCAGCTGCCTGCGCGCACGCACGGTGGTGCTGGCGACCGGCGCGCGCTACCGCAAGCCGGACCTGCCGGACCTGGCGCGCTACGAAGGGCGCGGCGTGTATTACTGGGCCTCGCCGGTGGAAGCCAAGCTGTGCCGCAACGAGCCGGTGGTGCTGGTCGGCGGCGGCAACTCGGCCGGCCAGGCGGCGGTGTTCCTGGCGGGCTATGCCTCCGAAGTGCACCTGATGGTGCGTGGACCGGGCCTGGCGGCGACGATGTCGAGCTACCTGATCGAGCGCATCGCCGCCACCGCCAACATCAAGCTGCACACCCACCTGGAGCTGGCCGGGTTGGAAGGCGACGAGGGCGGCTTGACGCGCGTGCGCTGCCGCGGCCGGCTCGACGGCACGCCGGTCGATTTCGACGCGCGCCGCCTGTTCCTGTTCATCGGCGCCGACCCGAACAGCGACTGGCTGCGCGAATGCGGCGTCGCAACGGACGCCAAAGGTTTCGTGCTCACGGGCGCGGATGCGCGCCGCGACCGTGGGCCATTCGGGCTGGAGACCAGCGTGGACGGGGTGTTCGCGGTGGGTGACTTGCGCGCGGGATCGACCAAGCGCGTCGCGGCCGCCGCGGGGGAGGGGGCGGCGGCGGTGGCGCAGATTCATGCGTATTTGGCCCAGCAGTAG
- a CDS encoding M14-type cytosolic carboxypeptidase, giving the protein MPIKISQHFDSGAIEVVQATDPHQIDLKLRRDSNADIHQWFHFRLQGARDQACTIRFLNAGQATYPKGFEGYQVAASYDTENWFRVPTSFDGRVMTVKHTPELDSIYYAYFEPYTWERHLRLLGEVAENPLARVHDIGSTVDGRDMNLVVIGNPQAEKKIWVIARQHPGETMAEWFVEGMMDGLLDDSNPIARKLLQRAVFYIVPNMNPDGSVRGNLRTNAAGANLNREWMTPSIERSPEVLCVKRKIEETGVDMFFDIHGDEALPYNFVAGSEMLTDFTPERLAAQNAFIERYMASSPDFQNVYGYAASKYNEDLLTLASKYIGHTYKCLSLTLEMPFKDNANLPDAHVGWNGARSAALGAAMLQPILQSLDD; this is encoded by the coding sequence ATGCCCATCAAGATCAGCCAGCATTTCGACTCCGGCGCGATCGAGGTCGTCCAGGCCACCGATCCGCATCAAATCGACCTGAAGCTGCGCCGCGACTCGAACGCCGACATCCACCAATGGTTCCACTTCCGCCTGCAGGGCGCGCGCGATCAAGCCTGCACGATCCGCTTCCTGAATGCGGGCCAGGCCACTTACCCGAAGGGCTTCGAGGGCTACCAGGTCGCGGCGAGCTACGACACCGAGAACTGGTTCCGCGTGCCGACCAGCTTCGACGGCCGGGTGATGACCGTCAAGCACACGCCTGAGCTCGACAGCATCTATTACGCCTACTTCGAGCCTTACACCTGGGAACGCCACCTGCGCCTGCTGGGCGAGGTTGCCGAGAACCCGCTCGCGCGCGTGCACGACATCGGCAGCACGGTCGACGGCCGCGATATGAACCTGGTCGTGATCGGCAATCCGCAAGCGGAGAAGAAGATCTGGGTGATCGCCCGCCAGCACCCGGGCGAGACGATGGCCGAGTGGTTCGTCGAAGGCATGATGGATGGCCTGCTGGACGATTCGAATCCGATCGCGCGCAAGCTCTTGCAGCGCGCCGTGTTCTACATCGTGCCGAACATGAACCCGGACGGCTCGGTGCGCGGCAACCTGCGCACCAACGCCGCCGGCGCCAACCTGAACCGCGAGTGGATGACACCGTCGATCGAGCGCAGCCCGGAAGTGCTGTGCGTCAAGCGCAAGATCGAGGAAACCGGCGTCGACATGTTCTTCGACATCCACGGCGACGAAGCGCTGCCCTACAACTTCGTGGCCGGCAGCGAAATGCTGACCGATTTCACGCCCGAGCGCCTGGCGGCCCAGAACGCCTTCATCGAGCGCTACATGGCGTCCAGTCCAGACTTCCAGAACGTCTACGGCTATGCGGCCAGCAAGTACAACGAGGACTTGCTGACGCTGGCCTCGAAGTACATCGGCCACACCTACAAATGCCTGTCGCTGACGCTGGAGATGCCGTTCAAGGACAACGCCAACCTGCCCGACGCCCATGTCGGCTGGAACGGCGCCCGCAGCGCGGCGCTGGGCGCGGCGATGCTGCAGCCGATCCTGCAGTCGCTGGACGACTGA
- a CDS encoding T6SS immunity protein Tli4 family protein: MTSISPNVQNMLEKNKTVCFGRFLIDLPESATVVWGDVAIPLGIEIYQNDAAHVELLAQKFIDELNNSKAIYHNNVSLLISVDEVKQPKGKIITGYENSVSINSLKINGYFTSSDDGIIINARPLKDKKDVSISLINSMAQRLRQRAKENIPINPGNCINKAFLADDLNQNNNDFEHIRIGFRLKEFPDAHLSIYVAPSNSDDLESDSLEAQWKRMKEYPATSEFKKALANTKFFRESPRQIYDWKTGYEVLMRSPDEDGSFSHHDFQLKFVGVPHDPYKPYADIQFQTGVADNAAGATQASLTDDEAIAVWDKITSTIRVRPTSATPTKTAGTDTAPRLPLGELAATGRTCPQTGWWEPSESESMKGERRQHIKAGERMPHVVSLGEPSIWQKLRRERPTYRSGTVWKLVSYDDAATHNDMPIPNPAIAQAPSSSDMSKDASNGTIDASGNEKTPPQHKG, from the coding sequence ATGACCTCCATCTCTCCTAATGTTCAAAACATGCTCGAGAAGAACAAGACTGTCTGCTTTGGAAGATTCTTAATAGATTTACCGGAATCAGCGACAGTTGTTTGGGGCGACGTTGCTATCCCTCTTGGAATAGAGATCTACCAGAATGATGCGGCCCATGTAGAGCTTCTCGCACAAAAATTCATTGATGAACTCAACAACTCTAAAGCCATATACCACAATAACGTCTCTCTGCTCATATCCGTGGATGAAGTGAAACAACCTAAAGGAAAAATAATTACCGGATATGAGAATTCGGTATCAATTAATTCGCTAAAAATAAACGGTTACTTTACCTCGAGCGATGATGGCATAATTATAAATGCGCGACCGTTGAAGGATAAAAAGGATGTTAGCATATCGCTTATTAACAGTATGGCGCAGCGATTACGCCAACGCGCCAAGGAAAACATACCAATCAATCCAGGCAACTGCATCAATAAGGCATTTCTAGCAGATGACTTGAATCAAAACAATAACGATTTTGAGCACATCAGAATTGGATTTCGCTTAAAGGAATTTCCAGACGCTCATTTATCGATTTACGTCGCCCCTTCGAATTCCGATGACCTGGAGAGTGACTCGCTTGAAGCACAGTGGAAACGCATGAAAGAATACCCTGCCACTTCCGAATTCAAAAAGGCGCTCGCAAACACTAAATTTTTCCGTGAAAGTCCACGCCAGATATATGACTGGAAAACAGGCTATGAGGTATTGATGCGTTCACCCGATGAGGACGGTTCGTTCTCGCATCACGACTTCCAACTGAAATTCGTAGGCGTGCCGCATGATCCCTATAAACCCTACGCCGACATCCAATTCCAAACCGGCGTCGCCGACAACGCTGCCGGCGCCACCCAAGCCAGCCTGACTGACGACGAAGCGATCGCGGTTTGGGACAAGATCACCAGCACCATTCGCGTACGTCCAACGAGCGCTACACCAACCAAGACTGCAGGCACCGATACAGCACCACGACTACCGCTCGGCGAGCTCGCTGCCACCGGACGCACCTGCCCGCAAACCGGCTGGTGGGAGCCTAGCGAATCAGAAAGCATGAAAGGCGAGCGGCGCCAACACATCAAGGCCGGCGAACGCATGCCGCATGTGGTCTCGCTCGGCGAGCCATCGATCTGGCAAAAGCTCAGGAGAGAACGCCCCACCTACCGTAGCGGAACGGTATGGAAGCTGGTCAGCTACGATGACGCCGCGACCCACAACGATATGCCGATACCGAACCCGGCGATCGCGCAAGCGCCCTCATCAAGCGACATGTCGAAAGACGCATCGAACGGTACGATCGACGCCAGCGGGAATGAGAAGACGCCACCTCAACATAAAGGCTAA